From a single Fusarium fujikuroi IMI 58289 draft genome, chromosome FFUJ_chr03 genomic region:
- a CDS encoding probable L-lactate dehydrogenase (cytochrome), with protein sequence MEAKNEKPITVDEIKALAQKRLPAYVWRYYSDGADDQLTTLRNQEVYETLVIRPRILRNVSSIDTSTRIFGKHYDIPIAIAPSAYQRLAGYNGEIDVAQAAFARGTNICLSSNATTSLEDVARTLPQRDAKYPKPWFQLYFVRSRDITKELIERAERAGYEALVLTVDTTTMGNRLHERKNPLKLPADLSMANMTTIKGGGVSKGRLILNAETAEEAAKIEREHSDLLVDSALTWTETIPWLRSQTNMKIILKGVLTAEDALLAVEAGIDAIIVSNHGGRQLDSVPATLEALPEISDAVKGRIPVLFDGGISKGSDVFKALALGADLCLLGRSALWGLAVNGR encoded by the exons ATGGAAGCAAAGAACGAAAAACCCATTACGGTCGACGAGATAAAAGCCTTGGCTCAAAAGCGCTTACCGGCATACGTCTGGCGCTATTACTCAGATGGAGCTGATGATCAACTGACAACTTTGCGGAATCAAGAGGTATACGAAAC TCTTGTTATCCGTCCACGCATTCTTCGAAATGTATCTTCAATTGATACCTCGACACGGATATTCGGAAAACACTATGATATACCCATAGCCATCGCACCGAGCGCATACCAGCGTCTTGCCGGGTACAATGGCGAGATAGACGTCGCCCAAGCCGCTTTTGCCCGTGGCACCAATATCTGTCTGTCTTCCAACGCGACAACATCCCTGGAAGACGTCGCCCGAACCCTACCTCAACGCGACGCCAAGTACCCCAAACCATGGTTTCAACTATATTTTGTACGTTCCCGTGATATAACAAAAGAGCTCATTGAGCGGGCCGAACGAGCGGGCTATGAAGCTCTCGTTCTGACAGTGGATACGACGACCATGGGGAATCGCCTGCACGAACGCAAAAACCCTTTGAAGTTGCCTGCTGATTTGAGCATGGCTAACATGACTACCATCAAAGGCGGTGGCGTATCAAAAGGTCGATTAATTCTGAACGCCGAGACTGCAGAAGAGGCGGCCAAAATTGAGAGGGAGCATTCGGATCTTCTCGTCGACTCAGCTCTGACGTGGACAGAGACAATACCCTGGCTACGATCTCAAACAAACATGAAGATTATTCTTAAGGGAGTTCTCACAGCCGAAGATGCCCTCTTAGCAGTAGAGGCTGGTATCGACGCCATCATTGTGTCAAACCATGGCGGTCGTCAACTCGACAGCGTTCCAGCGACACTTGAAGCTTTACCCGAGATTTCTGACGCTGTAAAGGGCCGTATTCCTGTTCTATTTGACGGTGGGATTAGTAAGGGCTCAGACGTCTTCAAAGCCCTAGCTTTAGGGGCAGATCTTTGTTTGTTGGGACGGTCAGCGCTATGGGGGCTAGCCGTGAATGGGCGTTAG